A window of Caretta caretta isolate rCarCar2 chromosome 13, rCarCar1.hap1, whole genome shotgun sequence contains these coding sequences:
- the TM9SF1 gene encoding transmembrane 9 superfamily member 1, with translation MAPHQPWLLLLLLASWPLPGSSETRYQPGDPVVLYVNKVGPYHNPQETYHYYQLPVCSPEKIQHKSLSLGEVLDGDRMAESMYQIRFRESVEKTVLCVKTLTLDQVERLRQAIEELYYFEFVVDDIPLRGFVGYMEESGFLPHSHKIGLWTHLDFHLEWNGDRIIYANVSVRDVKPHSLDDVRGPGPLSLTHTYSVRWSETASDRRGERRGRGDDGGFFPHTLEIHWLSIINSMVLVFLLVGFVVVILMRVLKNDLARYNLDEEASSSSSGDDFDQGDNGWKIIHTDVFRFPPCRSLLCAVLGVGSQFLALGTGIIAMALLGMFNVHRHGAINSAAILLYALTCCISGYISSNFYRQVGGERWVWNIMLTTSLFSAPFFVTWSVVNSVHWANGSTQALPATTILLLLTVWLLVGFPLTVIGGIFGKNRAGPFDAPCRTKNIAREIPPQPWYKATLVHMTIGGFLPFSAISVELYYIFATVWGREQYTLYGILFFVFAILLSVGACISIALTYFQLSGEDYRWWWRSVLSAGSTGVFIFLYSVFYYSRRSNMSGAVQTVEFFGYSLLTGYVFFLMLGTVSFFASLKFIRYIYVNLKMD, from the exons ATGGCGCCCCACCAGCCttggctgctgctcctcctgctggctTCCTGGCCGCTCCCGGGCTCCTCCGAGACCCGCTACCAGCCTGGGGACCCCGTTGTGCTCTACGTCAACAAGGTGGGGCCATACCACAACCCCCAGGAGACCTACCACTACTACCAGCTGCCCGTGTGCTCTCCGGAAAAGATCCAGCACAAGAGCCTGAGCCtcggggaggtcctggatggggACCGCATGGCCGAGTCCATGTACCAGATCCGCTTTCGGGAGAGCGTGGAGAAGACAGTCCTGTGCGTGAAGACGCTCACGCTGGATCAG GTGGAGCGCCTCCGACAGGCCATTGAAGAGCTGTACTACTTTGAGTTTGTGGTGGATGACATCCCGCTGCGAGGATTTGTGGGGTACATGGAGGAGAGCGGCTTTCTGCCCCACAGCCACAAGATCGGGCTGTGGACCCACTTGGACTTCCATCTGGAGTGGAACGGCGACCGTATCATCTACGCTAACGTCAGCGTGCGAGATGTCAAGCCGCACAGCCTGGACGACGTCCGTGGGCCCGGGCCCCTCTCCCTGACCCACACCTACAGTGTCCGCTGGTCTGAGACGGCTTCGGACCGGCGGGGGGAGCGGCGGGGCCGAGGAGATGACGGGGGCTTCTTCCCCCACACCCTGGAGATCCACTGGCTCTCCATCATCAACTCCATGGTGCTGGTCTTTCTTCTGGTGGGCTTCGTGGTGGTCATCCTCATGCGGGTGCTAAAGAATGATCTGGCCCGGTACAACCTGGATGAAgaagcttcctcctcctcctccggggaCGACTTTGACCAGGGGGACAACGGCTGGAAGATCATCCACACCGACGTCTTCCGCTTCCCTCCCTGCCGCAGCCTCCTCTGCGCCGTCCTGGGCGTAGGCAGCCAGTTCCTGGCGCTGGGCACTGGCATCATTGCCATGGCCCTGCTGGGCATGTTCAACGTCCACCGGCACGGCGCCATCAACTCCGCCGCCATCCTGCTCTACGCCCtgacctgctgcatctccggctACATCTCCAGCAACTTCTACCGGCAAGTCGGGGGCGAGCGCTGGGTCTGGAACATCATGCTGACCACCAGCCTCTTCTCTG CCCCCTTCTTCGTGACGTGGAGCGTGGTGAACTCGGTGCACTGGGCCAATGGCTCGACACAGGCCCTTCCGGCCACcaccatcctgctgctgctgacggTCTGGCTGCTGGTGGGCTTCCCCCTCACCGTTATCGGGGGCATCTTCGGCAAGAACCGGGCTGGCCCCTTCGACGCACCCTGCCGCACCAAGAACATCGCCCGCGAGATCCCACCACAGCCCTGGTACAAGGCCACACTGGTGCACATGACCATCGGGGGCTTCCTGCCCTTCAG TGCCATCTCTGTGGAGCTCTACTACATCTTCGCCACGGTGTGGGGCCGGGAGCAGTACACCCTCTACGGCATCCTCTTCTTCGTCTTCGCCATCTTGCTGAGCGTGGGCGCCTGCATCTCCATCGCCCTCACCTACTTCCAGCTCTCGGGCGAGGACTACCGCTGGTGGTGGCGCTCGGTGCTCAGCGCCGGCTCCACCGGCGTCTTCATCTTCCTCTACTCTGTCTTCTACTACTCACGCCGCTCCAACATGTCGGGCGCGGTGCAGACCGTGGAGTTCTTCGGCTACTCCCTCCTCACAGGCTACGTCTTCTTCCTCATGTTGGGCACCGTCTCCTTCTTCGCCTCGCTCAAGTTTATCCGCTACATCTACGTCAACCTCAAGATGGATTGA